In Anas platyrhynchos isolate ZD024472 breed Pekin duck chromosome 24, IASCAAS_PekinDuck_T2T, whole genome shotgun sequence, the following are encoded in one genomic region:
- the CLIC4 gene encoding chloride intracellular channel protein 4: MALSVPVNGLKEGDKEPVIELFVKAGSDGESIGNCPFSQRLFMILWLKGVVFSVTTVDLKRKPADLQNLAPGTHPPFITYNGEVKTDVNKIEEFLEDVLAPPKYLKLSPKHPESNTAGMDIFAKFSAFIKNSRPEANEALERGLLKTLQKLDEYLNSPLPDEIDENSMEDITISTRKFLDGNEMTLADCNLLPKLHIVKVVAKKYRNFEIPKEMTGIWRYLTNAYSRDEFTNTCPGDKEIEIAYSDVAKRLTK; encoded by the exons gctggcaGCGATGGTGAAAGCATAGGAAACTGTCCTTTTTCTCAGAGGCTGTTCATGATACTTTGGCTGAAGGGAGTGGTGTTTAGTGTCACAACAGTTGACCTGAAGAG AAAACCAGCAGACCTTCAAAATTTGGCTCCAGGCACTCATCCGCCCTTCATAACTTATAATGGTGAGGTGAAAACAGATGTGAATAAGATTGAAGAGTTCCTGGAAGACGTTTTGGCTCCACCAaa GTACCTAAAACTTTCTCCAAAGCACCCAGAATCAAACACTGCTGGAATGGATATATTTGCCAAGTTTTCTGCATTTATAAAAAATTCTAGACCAGAGGCTAATGAAG CCTTAGAACGTGGCCTCTTGAAAACCCTCCAGAAACTGGATGAGTATCTGAACTCTCCTCTTCCTGATGAAATAGATGAGAATAGCATGGAAGATATTACAATTTCTACTCGCAAGTTTTTGGATGGCAATGAGATGACACTAGCAGACTGCAACCTGCTACCCAAACTACACATTGTCAAG gTGGTGGCCAAAAAATATCGCAACTTCGAGATTCCCAAGGAAATGACAGGGATTTGGAGATACCTGACAAATGCTTATAGCAGGGATGAATTCACCAATACCTGTCCTGGAGACAAAGAAATTGAAATAGCTTACAGTGATGTAGCCAAGAGACTCACTAAGTAA